GGGCTTTCGTTGAAGCGGAAGTTTTTGACCGGGAATTTGATCTGCCCATTTTCGATATAAAACGTCCCGTCGCGGGTAAGGCCCGTATAGAGCAACGTCTGTGGATCGACCGGACGGATGTACCAGAGTCGGGTAACGAGAATACCTTTCTCCGTACCTTTGATCATATCGGCCAGCGATTGGGTGCCGCCTTCCATAATGAAGTTACCGCCCGGAGGAGTTGCATGGACTCCTTTCTTTTCGGCCCAGTAACGTGAGTAGGGCATGTTTTTGACAACACCCTTTTCAATCCAGGTTACTTTTTCCTGCGGACGTCCATCACCACTGAAGGCACCCGTGGGAACTTCCAGATTAGTAGGGTCGGAGTAGATGGTGACCCGTTCGTCGAAAAGTTTCTCCCCTAACCGGGTACCGCCCCCTTTTTTGCTCAGGAACGAACGACCTTCGTCGGCATTGCGGGCATCCATCGACCGAACCAGCGCCACCATGAGCGACGCATCGACATTGGAGACCAGCGCAGCCGGTTCCAGAATAACGGTGTATTTACCCGGCTCCAGTGCCCGTGCATTGACCGACGCCATCGCTTTCTGCATGGCGATCTCCGTCATATTTTTCGTGCTGAGTTTCGAGACATCCGTCACGTCCTGGGTTGCATACCCTGAGCCTAATCCATCGGCGGTACGAACGGTGATGGAGAATTCGACGGAGGTTTCACGGTTATACGCCGATAGGCCCTTACTGTTGCCAATGGCATTGAAACGGGTCGAATCTTCCATGTACCCGGCGGCTACCAGATTCTTTTTGCGGCAGGGATCAAGGCTGTCGAACGTCGCCTGTGCGCGATAGGCCGGGTCCATCTTAGCCGTATTTTCTGAATACGGATCGGTCGATAAATAGGTCTGAGGCCCCAGCATGGGCATGTACTCCGGGTTTTCGGGTGCCAGTCGGGCGATCTCTTCGGCCCGTCGGACGGTTTTTTCCAACGAGGCATCGTCAAACTCATTGACGGTTGCCGTACCGCTTTTCTTGCCAAAAACTGCCGTTACGGCCAGCGATAAATTGGTGCCTTCGCCACTGGTCGATACCGAGTTGCGGGCATACCGAATATTGCCGGTACGCCCACCCGTCAGGTTGACGCTCATCTCGTCCGCTTTCGAGTAGGAGAGGACTTTATCGATTATTTTCTTTGCTTCGTCTTTGCTTAAAATGATAGCCATATCTTTTGATTAGGAGCGAGAATGCTGGCGCAAGCCAAAAGAATATGCGTCAGCCATGCTCACTCCTGATTTTAAATTTTCCGACCCGTATTGATTACGTTGACTCCGTTGAAGCGAGTGGTTGGGCATCCGTGCGAAACGGCACTTACCTGCGAAGGCTGTCCCTTCCCATCGAAGAACGAACCGAAAGTACGGTAATCGTCTTTGTCGCAAAGCTGAGCACAGGAGTTCCAGAATTCCTGGGTGTTCGACTGATAAGCTACATCATCGAGCATTCCAGTGATCTCTCCGTTTTTGATTTCGTAGAAGAGTTGTCCACCAAACTGGAAGTTATAGCGCTGCTGGTCAATGGAA
This window of the Spirosoma aerolatum genome carries:
- a CDS encoding TldD/PmbA family protein is translated as MAIILSKDEAKKIIDKVLSYSKADEMSVNLTGGRTGNIRYARNSVSTSGEGTNLSLAVTAVFGKKSGTATVNEFDDASLEKTVRRAEEIARLAPENPEYMPMLGPQTYLSTDPYSENTAKMDPAYRAQATFDSLDPCRKKNLVAAGYMEDSTRFNAIGNSKGLSAYNRETSVEFSITVRTADGLGSGYATQDVTDVSKLSTKNMTEIAMQKAMASVNARALEPGKYTVILEPAALVSNVDASLMVALVRSMDARNADEGRSFLSKKGGGTRLGEKLFDERVTIYSDPTNLEVPTGAFSGDGRPQEKVTWIEKGVVKNMPYSRYWAEKKGVHATPPGGNFIMEGGTQSLADMIKGTEKGILVTRLWYIRPVDPQTLLYTGLTRDGTFYIENGQIKFPVKNFRFNESPVIMLNNLEAMGKPVRIGGNLVPPLKIRDFTFTSLSDAV